One genomic region from Sulfuriflexus mobilis encodes:
- the thrC gene encoding threonine synthase, translating to MPFRPRYTGLINKYRDRLPVSDDTRLISLGEGNTPLIRLNNIPREIGKDVDIYVKYEGLNPTGSFKDRGMTMAVTKAVEEGSTAIICASTGNTSAAAAAYAARAGITAFVLIPEGKIALGKLSQAMMHGAVVIQIKGNFDEGMQLVKEVAEEAPVTIVNSINPYRLQGQKTAAFEIVEELECAPDFHCLPVGNAGNITAHWMGYSEYFEHGVVNNRPRMVGYQAAGSAPFMRGEMVDNPETVATAIRIGHPQSWDKAWVVREESDGWFDECTDEEILAAQKLLAEKEGVFCEPASATSLAGALRDINSGKIPEGSKVVCTLTGHGLKDPDTAIKQSTRALITVDATLGAVKSAILDNMED from the coding sequence ATGCCATTTCGACCACGTTATACCGGACTCATTAATAAGTACCGCGACCGTCTGCCGGTCTCGGATGATACCCGCCTGATCAGTCTCGGCGAAGGCAATACGCCACTAATCCGCCTTAATAATATCCCGCGTGAGATAGGTAAGGATGTTGATATTTACGTCAAGTATGAGGGTCTGAACCCAACCGGCTCGTTTAAAGATCGTGGTATGACCATGGCCGTGACCAAGGCCGTGGAGGAAGGTAGTACGGCGATCATTTGCGCCTCAACGGGTAATACATCGGCGGCGGCCGCCGCCTATGCCGCGCGCGCTGGTATTACCGCCTTTGTGCTGATTCCGGAAGGCAAGATTGCCCTCGGTAAACTCTCACAGGCCATGATGCACGGTGCCGTTGTCATCCAGATCAAGGGTAACTTTGATGAAGGTATGCAACTGGTGAAAGAGGTTGCTGAAGAGGCACCGGTAACGATCGTTAACTCCATCAACCCATACCGCCTGCAAGGCCAGAAGACCGCCGCCTTTGAGATCGTTGAAGAACTCGAGTGTGCCCCGGACTTCCATTGCCTGCCCGTCGGTAATGCCGGTAATATCACTGCCCACTGGATGGGTTACAGCGAATACTTTGAACATGGCGTGGTCAATAACCGCCCGCGCATGGTCGGCTATCAGGCCGCCGGTTCCGCACCGTTCATGCGCGGCGAAATGGTGGATAATCCGGAGACGGTTGCTACAGCGATTCGTATTGGCCACCCGCAGAGTTGGGACAAGGCCTGGGTAGTAAGAGAAGAATCCGATGGCTGGTTTGACGAGTGTACGGACGAAGAGATCCTCGCTGCACAGAAATTGCTCGCCGAGAAGGAGGGTGTGTTCTGTGAACCGGCCTCGGCCACTTCGCTGGCCGGTGCCCTGCGCGATATCAATAGTGGCAAGATACCGGAAGGCAGCAAGGTCGTCTGTACCCTGACCGGCCACGGCCTGAAAGACCCGGACACGGCCATCAAGCAAAGCACACGTGCCTTGATCACAGTTGATGCGACACTGGGTGCGGTGAAGTCTGCCATCCTCGATAATATGGAAGACTAG
- a CDS encoding homoserine dehydrogenase: MNPVNVGLLGLGTVGSGTVNVLARNAQEITRRAGRGIVVTHAAARNLDAPRNCSTEGIKLTTVPMDVVNDPDVDVVVELIGGYDLSRELVMQAINNGKHVVTANKALIALHGNEIFKAAQDKGVMVAFEAAVAGGIPIIKAIREGLAGNRIEWLAGIINGTGNFILTEMRDKGRDFADVLAEAQKLGYAEADPTFDVEGIDAAHKLTILASIAFGIPLQFESTYTEGISHITREDVDYAGQLGYRIKHLGLSRRTAEGIELRVHPTLIPQRRLIANVDGVMNAILVKGDAVGPTLYYGAGAGADPTASAVVADLVDVVRAMTADPENRVPHLAFQPDALSDTPILPMEQVETAYYLRLQANDKPGVLADITRILGEAGISIEAILQKEAALDEISVPIILLTHRIREKQMNAAIAQIEALDSIHGEVVRIRLETLDAD; the protein is encoded by the coding sequence TTGAATCCGGTTAATGTCGGCCTGCTAGGCCTGGGTACGGTAGGTAGTGGCACAGTCAATGTACTCGCTCGCAATGCCCAGGAAATTACGCGTCGTGCCGGACGTGGCATCGTTGTCACCCACGCCGCGGCACGTAATCTTGATGCCCCACGAAATTGTTCGACCGAGGGTATCAAGCTGACTACGGTACCGATGGATGTGGTTAACGACCCGGATGTCGATGTCGTGGTGGAGTTAATTGGTGGTTATGACCTGTCGCGGGAACTGGTGATGCAGGCCATTAACAATGGCAAACATGTTGTCACTGCCAACAAGGCGCTGATTGCCCTGCACGGTAATGAAATCTTCAAGGCCGCACAGGACAAGGGTGTCATGGTCGCCTTCGAGGCCGCCGTGGCCGGTGGCATTCCCATTATCAAGGCGATTCGTGAAGGCCTGGCCGGTAACCGCATTGAGTGGCTGGCCGGGATCATCAATGGCACCGGTAACTTTATCCTCACCGAGATGCGTGACAAGGGCCGTGACTTTGCGGATGTACTGGCCGAGGCACAAAAACTCGGTTATGCCGAGGCCGACCCGACCTTTGACGTCGAGGGTATCGATGCCGCGCACAAGCTGACTATTCTTGCCTCGATCGCCTTTGGTATCCCGTTGCAGTTTGAAAGCACCTACACCGAGGGTATCAGCCACATTACCCGTGAAGATGTCGATTATGCCGGTCAACTCGGTTACCGCATCAAACACCTGGGACTCTCGCGCCGTACCGCAGAGGGTATTGAACTGCGTGTGCACCCGACCCTGATCCCGCAACGTCGCCTGATCGCAAATGTTGATGGCGTCATGAATGCCATTCTCGTCAAGGGTGATGCCGTCGGCCCAACCCTGTACTACGGTGCCGGTGCCGGTGCCGACCCGACTGCCTCTGCCGTAGTCGCTGACCTCGTCGATGTTGTGCGTGCCATGACCGCCGACCCGGAGAACCGTGTTCCTCACCTGGCCTTTCAGCCGGATGCCCTGTCGGATACACCGATCCTGCCGATGGAGCAGGTCGAAACAGCCTATTACTTGCGCCTGCAGGCCAATGATAAGCCGGGCGTGCTCGCCGATATTACACGCATCCTTGGAGAGGCTGGCATCAGTATTGAAGCCATTTTGCAAAAAGAAGCGGCACTGGATGAGATCAGTGTGCCGATTATCCTGTTGACCCACCGTATTCGTGAGAAGCAGATGAACGCAGCGATAGCGCAAATTGAGGCGCTCGATAGTATTCATGGTGAAGTCGTACGTATTCGCCTGGAAACCCTTGACGCCGACTGA
- the alaC gene encoding alanine transaminase, protein MEEDFPRIKRLPPYVFNIVNELKAKARARGEDIIDFGMGNPDQATPQHIVDKMVEATQRKDTHRYSMSRGIPRLRRALASWYKGKYDVDLDPESEVIVTIGSKEGLAHLALATVGPGDAVLVPNPCYPIHTYGFVIAGADIRHVPLVPGVDFFTELETAIKNTWPKPKMLVLNFPGNPTTGCVELDFFEKVIAIAREHEIWVVHDIAYAEIVFDGYKAPSILEVPGAKDVAVEFYSLSKTYNMPGWRVGFMAGNPKLVAALARMKSYHDYGMFTPIQVAAIHALEGPQDCVKEICDMYQNRRDVLCEGLNAIGWHVEKPKATMFVWVPIPEPYKAMGSLEFSKKLLEEAKVAVSPGIGFGEYGDDHVRFSLIENEHRTRQAIRGLRNMFRKDNVLQAAAVGEEL, encoded by the coding sequence GTGGAAGAAGATTTCCCCAGAATCAAGCGCTTACCTCCCTATGTCTTCAATATCGTCAATGAGTTGAAGGCCAAGGCGCGAGCCCGTGGCGAGGACATTATCGATTTTGGGATGGGTAATCCGGACCAGGCCACACCCCAGCACATCGTCGACAAGATGGTTGAGGCCACCCAGCGCAAGGACACCCATCGTTATTCCATGTCACGTGGCATCCCGCGCCTGCGTCGGGCGCTGGCCAGCTGGTACAAGGGTAAATATGATGTCGACCTCGACCCCGAGTCCGAGGTCATCGTCACTATCGGTTCCAAGGAGGGCCTCGCACACCTGGCGCTGGCCACCGTCGGGCCTGGCGATGCGGTACTTGTGCCCAACCCGTGTTACCCGATTCATACCTATGGTTTTGTCATCGCCGGCGCCGATATCCGCCATGTGCCACTGGTGCCGGGCGTCGACTTTTTCACCGAGCTTGAAACCGCGATCAAGAATACCTGGCCGAAGCCGAAGATGCTGGTTCTGAACTTCCCCGGTAACCCGACCACCGGTTGTGTTGAACTCGACTTTTTCGAGAAGGTGATCGCGATCGCCCGCGAACATGAGATCTGGGTCGTTCACGATATCGCCTATGCCGAGATCGTCTTTGATGGTTACAAGGCACCGTCGATCCTTGAAGTACCGGGCGCAAAGGATGTCGCTGTTGAGTTTTATTCGCTCTCTAAGACCTACAACATGCCAGGCTGGCGTGTCGGTTTCATGGCGGGCAACCCGAAACTGGTTGCGGCCCTGGCGCGCATGAAGTCTTATCATGACTACGGCATGTTTACGCCGATCCAGGTTGCCGCGATCCATGCCCTGGAAGGCCCACAGGATTGCGTCAAAGAGATTTGTGATATGTATCAGAACCGTCGTGATGTCCTCTGCGAGGGCCTGAATGCGATTGGCTGGCACGTCGAAAAACCCAAGGCGACCATGTTTGTCTGGGTGCCGATCCCGGAACCATACAAGGCCATGGGGTCGCTCGAATTCTCGAAGAAATTACTCGAAGAGGCCAAGGTCGCGGTATCGCCAGGGATTGGTTTTGGTGAGTACGGTGATGACCACGTGCGCTTCAGCCTGATTGAAAATGAACACCGCACACGCCAGGCCATTCGCGGTCTGCGTAACATGTTTAGAAAAGATAATGTGCTGCAAGCGGCAGCAGTAGGAGAAGAACTTTGA
- a CDS encoding Mth938-like domain-containing protein, with product MKLHQHSRAEHYAIRAYTDTSITINDEVFTRPLLVTADILLPDWAVTGFDALQASHFNALNALDIQILLLGTGRQQRFPSPRLLLGLQERAIGTEVMSTPAACRTYNILLAEGRSVAAALLIE from the coding sequence ATGAAACTGCATCAACACAGCCGCGCAGAGCACTATGCGATACGCGCCTACACCGATACCAGTATCACCATCAACGATGAGGTCTTTACCCGTCCACTGCTGGTGACGGCAGATATCCTGTTGCCTGACTGGGCAGTGACCGGCTTTGATGCACTGCAAGCCTCACACTTCAACGCCCTTAATGCACTGGATATCCAAATCCTGCTGCTCGGCACGGGCAGGCAGCAACGCTTCCCTTCTCCTCGCCTGCTGCTGGGCCTGCAGGAACGTGCTATTGGTACCGAGGTCATGAGTACCCCGGCGGCCTGCCGTACCTATAATATCCTGCTCGCCGAGGGCCGCAGCGTGGCAGCTGCATTGCTGATTGAGTAG
- a CDS encoding PAS domain S-box protein yields the protein MQAVSSKSNPLKPWHYMLLLAIPMLLIGAASYLTIEEFRGDIELTLEEAEGLQELYTLAEAIKVLQGIRGLTLLKTGGDHSNDAELESLIEQFRAIIKLNINNKSANNTYAREQLHVLLDKFNHLETSDNRVEHAFTAYNTYTTLINVLTDMMFEVAANSRLTVDPTLKGHHLVNLLVHQLPALSEQVATIRDLSSSAMQVSRQPEQAKEYLQHNSKLLIREMHLVEREIKHLISHSLQEDKGFSERILYLLSRVNENSYVASNQRGISEARKYFRSGTALIEDISELRRVAHIELVDLLNERVAEKRRVLAIIVLAMALTVMVFIVLILYLYRRNRRVFVEIANARDDLASSETLQRSIFETVADAVIVIDNKGSIHNFNHAAEKVFEYSVEEVLGKNIKILMSERYAKEHDDYLRRYMETGEDNMIGRGREVEGRRKSGTIFPLELAVSEMRLEGKRYFTGIVRDISKRKQAELALLNSETRQRTILENIIDGIVTIDDKGVVRSLNHAAELIFGYAADDIIGNNVNMLMPEPYKTQHDGYLHHYLSTGERKVIGIGREVEGLRKDGSVFPMDLAVSEMSIDGRRTFIGIVRDITERKRIETMKNEFVSTVSHELRTPLTAIRGSLGLLTAGVVGELPPKAMDMLKIATNNTERLLILINDILDMQKITSGKIAFKFLNIPLTAFLEQVVRDNETYAREHHASIRLVKSIDGARVYADKDRLMQVMANLISNAAKFSPEGDVIEISMARHNDRLRISVTDHGEGIPEEFKDKLFDQFTQSDTSTTRKKGGTGLGLSISKIIIEKHGGEIDFVSEMGIGTTFFVDLPELSSDEINSSVEAPRQLDATKGACVLIVEDDHDIAALMRRMLAEEGFNCDVAYDAAEARRLLSHNLNQYRVITMDLILPGLDGVSFMNELRENEATRHIPIVVVSVKADEARRGLSGAALSVSDWLQKPIDHKRLIEAVQLAAGPCGVPSVLHVEDEADIHEVVKGILQNHCELTWTTTFGASEEVIEKEHFDLVLLDIGLPDGSGLDLLEVIERQLPPPRVVIFSAYDVNEEISKKVNAVLAKSSTSNMKLAEVINEVINAA from the coding sequence ATGCAGGCAGTCAGCTCAAAGAGCAACCCGCTCAAGCCCTGGCATTATATGTTGCTGCTCGCTATCCCTATGTTGCTTATCGGGGCCGCAAGCTACCTGACTATTGAGGAATTCCGGGGTGATATCGAACTGACTCTTGAAGAAGCTGAGGGCTTGCAGGAGCTTTATACACTTGCCGAGGCCATCAAGGTTCTGCAGGGTATTCGTGGGCTGACACTCCTGAAAACAGGCGGCGATCATAGTAATGACGCGGAGCTCGAATCCCTGATAGAACAGTTTCGTGCCATTATAAAACTGAATATCAACAATAAGTCGGCAAACAACACCTATGCTCGCGAGCAACTGCATGTGCTGCTCGATAAATTTAACCACCTGGAGACAAGCGATAACCGTGTCGAGCATGCGTTCACCGCGTATAACACCTACACCACATTAATCAATGTACTGACAGACATGATGTTCGAGGTGGCGGCTAATTCACGATTGACCGTCGACCCTACTTTAAAGGGTCATCATCTGGTTAATTTGTTAGTTCATCAATTACCTGCATTATCCGAGCAAGTGGCGACTATACGTGATCTATCTTCAAGTGCCATGCAAGTCTCTCGACAGCCTGAGCAGGCAAAGGAGTATCTGCAACATAATTCAAAACTCTTGATTCGTGAAATGCACCTGGTCGAACGAGAAATCAAGCACCTGATCAGTCATTCCTTGCAAGAGGACAAGGGATTTTCTGAGCGCATTCTGTATTTGTTGTCCCGGGTAAACGAAAATAGCTACGTCGCGAGTAATCAACGCGGAATCTCTGAAGCGAGAAAATATTTCCGTTCTGGCACGGCGCTTATTGAAGATATATCAGAGTTGAGGCGTGTCGCTCATATTGAGCTGGTTGATTTGCTGAATGAGCGGGTAGCTGAAAAACGTCGCGTGCTGGCGATCATAGTGCTGGCGATGGCGCTGACCGTTATGGTTTTCATTGTTCTTATTCTCTATCTCTACAGAAGAAACCGACGTGTCTTTGTTGAGATCGCCAATGCCAGAGACGATCTGGCTTCATCAGAGACACTGCAGCGTTCCATATTTGAAACGGTTGCAGATGCTGTGATCGTGATAGACAACAAGGGGAGTATTCATAACTTCAACCATGCTGCAGAGAAGGTCTTTGAATATTCTGTTGAGGAAGTGCTGGGTAAAAATATAAAAATACTGATGTCAGAACGCTATGCTAAAGAGCATGATGATTATCTGCGCCGATATATGGAAACCGGCGAGGACAATATGATTGGCAGAGGACGTGAAGTGGAGGGCAGGCGTAAGTCCGGCACAATTTTCCCTCTCGAACTTGCGGTTAGTGAGATGCGGTTAGAAGGGAAGCGTTACTTTACGGGTATTGTCCGCGATATCAGTAAGCGCAAGCAAGCTGAGCTGGCGCTGCTTAACTCGGAAACTCGTCAACGCACAATCCTTGAGAATATTATTGATGGTATTGTGACGATTGATGATAAGGGTGTTGTCCGCAGCCTCAATCATGCTGCAGAGCTTATTTTTGGCTACGCTGCGGATGACATTATCGGTAACAACGTGAATATGCTGATGCCTGAACCCTATAAAACCCAACATGATGGTTACCTGCATCATTACTTGAGCACAGGCGAGAGGAAGGTTATTGGCATTGGCCGTGAAGTCGAGGGACTACGAAAGGATGGCAGTGTCTTTCCAATGGATCTGGCCGTAAGTGAAATGAGCATCGATGGCCGACGTACGTTTATTGGTATCGTACGTGACATTACTGAACGCAAACGTATCGAGACGATGAAAAATGAATTTGTCTCCACGGTTAGTCACGAATTGCGCACGCCTCTGACCGCGATTCGTGGTTCACTTGGTTTGTTGACCGCCGGGGTTGTTGGTGAATTACCACCGAAAGCCATGGATATGCTGAAGATCGCCACCAATAACACCGAACGCTTGCTGATATTGATCAATGACATTCTCGATATGCAGAAGATTACATCTGGGAAAATCGCCTTTAAGTTCCTGAATATACCCCTGACGGCCTTTCTTGAGCAGGTGGTGAGAGATAATGAAACCTATGCCAGGGAGCATCATGCAAGCATCCGCCTGGTCAAGAGTATTGATGGAGCCAGGGTCTATGCAGATAAAGACCGGTTAATGCAGGTAATGGCCAACTTGATTTCGAATGCGGCAAAGTTCTCGCCGGAAGGTGATGTCATAGAAATCAGTATGGCTCGTCATAATGATCGCCTTCGTATCTCTGTGACGGATCACGGCGAGGGCATACCTGAAGAATTCAAGGACAAGTTATTTGATCAGTTTACGCAATCAGACACATCAACCACGCGTAAGAAAGGCGGCACAGGACTTGGCCTGAGCATCAGCAAGATAATTATTGAGAAGCATGGCGGTGAAATCGACTTTGTCAGTGAAATGGGTATTGGCACGACCTTTTTTGTCGATTTGCCCGAATTAAGCAGTGACGAAATCAATAGCAGCGTTGAGGCCCCAAGGCAACTTGATGCCACTAAAGGTGCCTGCGTTCTCATAGTTGAAGACGATCATGATATTGCCGCATTAATGCGGCGAATGCTGGCAGAAGAAGGTTTTAACTGTGATGTCGCTTACGATGCAGCAGAGGCGAGGCGCCTGCTGAGTCATAACCTCAATCAATACCGGGTCATTACCATGGATCTTATTTTGCCTGGTCTGGATGGTGTGTCATTTATGAATGAATTGCGTGAAAATGAAGCTACCCGCCATATCCCCATTGTGGTGGTTTCGGTAAAGGCCGATGAGGCCAGGCGTGGTCTCAGTGGTGCGGCGCTGAGTGTTTCAGACTGGTTGCAAAAGCCGATTGATCATAAACGTTTGATTGAGGCGGTTCAGCTGGCCGCCGGGCCCTGTGGTGTGCCGAGTGTATTACATGTCGAGGATGAGGCGGATATTCATGAGGTGGTGAAGGGCATACTGCAGAACCATTGTGAATTGACCTGGACGACGACGTTCGGTGCCTCGGAAGAGGTTATCGAGAAAGAGCACTTTGACCTGGTGTTGCTGGATATAGGCTTGCCGGATGGCTCCGGACTCGACCTGCTCGAAGTGATCGAACGGCAATTACCACCACCGAGGGTTGTCATCTTTTCTGCCTATGATGTGAATGAGGAGATTTCTAAAAAAGTCAATGCGGTCTTGGCCAAATCCTCGACCAGCAACATGAAACTCGCCGAGGTCATCAATGAGGTGATCAATGCCGCCTAG
- the rpoS gene encoding RNA polymerase sigma factor RpoS, whose protein sequence is MPRKKSSVESEPKLAKEAAILAADDRDEPVDETDVADEASLSFAEDEAGNPDVPVKGGTKKKAKAKAKSASAAGRGGDADATRLYLSEIGASPLLTAEEEVYYSRMAQKGIEAGRKRMIESNLRLVVKIARRYMNRGLPLLDLIEEGNLGLIRAVEKFDPERGFRFSTYATWWIRQTIERAIMNQTRTIRLPIHVVKEMNVYLRAARQFTQELGHEPSPEEVARLLDKPIEDVKRMMGLNERVTSVDTPMGRGSDTAVIDSIPDEGKNDPASVLQSDDVRSHLDDWLNQLNDKQREVVERRFGLHGYEISTLEEVGNEIGVTRERVRQIQIEALKRLREVLERDGYSLDALFRED, encoded by the coding sequence ATGCCACGCAAGAAGTCAAGTGTTGAGTCGGAACCCAAATTGGCCAAGGAGGCAGCTATATTAGCGGCTGATGATAGGGATGAACCTGTCGATGAAACGGATGTTGCCGATGAAGCCTCATTAAGCTTCGCGGAGGATGAGGCGGGTAATCCTGATGTCCCGGTTAAAGGTGGCACGAAAAAGAAGGCTAAGGCTAAGGCTAAATCTGCATCTGCTGCTGGTCGGGGCGGTGATGCCGACGCCACCCGGCTGTACCTGAGTGAAATCGGTGCCTCGCCGCTGCTAACCGCCGAAGAGGAAGTGTACTACTCGCGCATGGCGCAAAAGGGCATTGAGGCCGGGCGCAAACGTATGATCGAGAGCAACCTGCGCCTGGTGGTCAAGATTGCGCGTCGTTATATGAATCGTGGCCTGCCTCTACTCGACCTGATTGAAGAGGGCAATCTTGGCCTGATTCGCGCCGTGGAAAAGTTCGACCCCGAGCGTGGTTTTCGTTTTTCAACCTATGCGACCTGGTGGATTCGGCAAACCATCGAGCGTGCGATTATGAACCAGACCCGAACGATCCGTCTGCCGATTCATGTTGTCAAGGAAATGAATGTATATCTGCGGGCAGCACGCCAGTTTACTCAGGAACTGGGTCATGAGCCGAGCCCGGAAGAGGTGGCCCGTCTGCTCGATAAGCCCATTGAGGATGTGAAACGCATGATGGGCCTCAATGAACGCGTGACCTCGGTAGATACTCCTATGGGCAGAGGTTCAGATACCGCCGTTATCGACTCCATTCCAGATGAAGGTAAAAATGACCCCGCCAGCGTGTTGCAAAGTGACGATGTCAGGAGCCACCTTGATGACTGGTTAAACCAGCTGAATGACAAACAGCGTGAAGTCGTCGAGCGTCGTTTCGGTCTGCATGGTTATGAAATCTCCACCCTCGAAGAGGTCGGTAATGAAATCGGCGTGACCCGCGAGCGCGTCCGCCAGATTCAGATCGAGGCACTCAAGCGACTGCGTGAGGTGCTCGAGCGTGATGGTTATTCCCTGGATGCCCTGTTCCGCGAAGATTGA
- a CDS encoding peptidoglycan DD-metalloendopeptidase family protein translates to MTQRQSIWSALCRCVVVSVKARQALWFTLLLMGLVLSGCGGDVVVAPVSKHAKGSRWSPVNHTVTRGETLYSIAFQYGQDYRTLARRNRIKHPYTIYVGQKLKLAGTTGPATRSTRKSTQSPRTVTRTTAKPATRSKTEKTSRPESSKNTGTVRWRWPTQGKVVETFSSQSSTRKGIDIAGRLGQAVTAASAGKVVYSGSGLRGYGKLIIVKHNERYLSAYAHNRKLLVKEGDTVKTGQQIAEMGRSGADRVKLHFEIRREGNPVNPMSYLPKRRS, encoded by the coding sequence ATGACTCAAAGACAATCGATCTGGTCAGCTTTGTGCCGTTGCGTGGTGGTCTCGGTTAAGGCAAGACAAGCATTATGGTTCACTTTGCTCCTGATGGGGCTGGTGTTGTCGGGCTGTGGCGGCGATGTCGTCGTGGCTCCGGTCAGCAAACATGCCAAGGGCAGTCGCTGGTCACCTGTCAATCACACGGTCACGCGTGGTGAAACCCTTTACTCGATTGCCTTCCAGTATGGACAGGATTATCGGACACTGGCACGTCGTAACCGTATTAAGCATCCCTATACCATTTATGTCGGACAAAAACTCAAACTCGCGGGTACTACCGGCCCTGCGACGCGTAGCACACGCAAGTCGACACAAAGTCCCCGCACGGTAACACGGACGACAGCCAAACCAGCAACACGTAGCAAAACAGAGAAAACATCTCGCCCCGAAAGTAGTAAAAATACCGGTACAGTACGCTGGCGCTGGCCAACACAGGGAAAGGTGGTCGAAACCTTCTCCAGCCAGTCGAGTACCCGCAAGGGCATTGATATCGCTGGGCGTCTGGGGCAGGCAGTAACCGCCGCCAGCGCCGGAAAAGTGGTCTATAGTGGCAGTGGACTTCGGGGTTATGGAAAGCTTATTATCGTCAAACATAATGAACGCTATTTAAGTGCCTACGCACATAATAGAAAGTTATTGGTTAAGGAAGGCGATACGGTTAAAACGGGACAACAGATTGCCGAAATGGGACGTAGCGGAGCGGACCGCGTCAAGCTGCACTTTGAGATCCGTCGGGAAGGCAACCCCGTTAACCCGATGAGCTATTTGCCAAAGCGTCGCAGTTAG
- a CDS encoding protein-L-isoaspartate(D-aspartate) O-methyltransferase yields the protein MGMTSQRTRDRLIERLREQGIRNESVLEVMRSTPRHIFIEEALASRAYEDTALPIGQGQTISQPYIVARMTEALLGEGELPRKVLEVGTGSGYQTAILARLVEQVYSVERIDALMQQARTRFQELGLRNIRLKHSDGNWGWDDYGPYDGIIVTAAPPQVPKPLYDQLSVGGRLVIPVGEQGRQQLLVVTRTHDGYDSKTIDLVSFVPLRGGLG from the coding sequence ATCGGTATGACCTCGCAGCGCACCCGTGATCGCCTGATCGAGCGCCTCCGCGAGCAGGGCATCCGCAACGAGTCGGTGCTCGAGGTCATGCGCAGTACACCACGGCATATTTTTATTGAAGAGGCGTTGGCGAGTCGCGCCTACGAAGATACCGCCCTGCCGATCGGCCAGGGTCAGACCATTTCCCAGCCCTATATCGTTGCGCGTATGACCGAGGCCTTGCTCGGTGAGGGTGAGTTACCCAGGAAGGTCCTCGAGGTCGGTACCGGTTCGGGTTATCAGACGGCGATCCTGGCGCGTCTGGTGGAACAGGTATATAGCGTTGAGCGTATCGATGCCCTGATGCAGCAGGCGAGGACACGTTTTCAGGAACTGGGGCTGCGCAATATTCGCCTCAAACACAGTGATGGCAACTGGGGCTGGGATGATTACGGACCTTATGACGGTATCATTGTGACTGCCGCACCGCCGCAGGTGCCCAAGCCGCTTTATGACCAACTTTCGGTCGGCGGGCGACTCGTGATCCCGGTAGGGGAACAGGGCCGGCAGCAATTGCTCGTGGTAACCCGCACCCATGATGGTTATGACTCAAAGACAATCGATCTGGTCAGCTTTGTGCCGTTGCGTGGTGGTCTCGGTTAA
- the surE gene encoding 5'/3'-nucleotidase SurE, which yields MRILISNDDGYQAPGIRCLYEALRGQAELTVVAPDRNRSGASNSLTLDNPIRATTMADGFISVDGTPTDCVHLAITGLLAEEPDMVVAGINAGANMGDDVLYSGTVAAAVEGRFLGAPAIAVSLVGENLEHYASAARAVLAIIERLSHDPLPADTILNINVPDLPWEAIKGFEATRLGHRHKSEPVYREKDPRGRSIYWVGPPGEHADAGPGTDFHAVAHEMISITPLKIDMTSYPTLEKVASWLEGLSA from the coding sequence ATGCGTATTTTGATTAGTAATGACGATGGCTACCAGGCCCCGGGTATTCGCTGTTTGTACGAGGCCCTGCGCGGCCAGGCCGAACTGACCGTGGTCGCCCCTGACAGGAACCGTAGCGGCGCGAGTAATTCCCTGACCCTGGACAATCCGATCCGGGCCACGACCATGGCAGATGGCTTCATCAGTGTTGACGGTACGCCGACCGACTGTGTGCACCTGGCGATCACCGGCCTGCTCGCAGAGGAACCGGACATGGTCGTGGCCGGGATCAATGCCGGCGCCAATATGGGTGACGATGTACTGTATTCCGGGACCGTGGCCGCCGCGGTGGAAGGGCGCTTTTTGGGGGCACCGGCCATTGCCGTCTCCCTGGTGGGGGAAAACCTCGAACACTATGCGTCGGCGGCCCGCGCTGTGCTGGCGATCATCGAGCGCCTGAGCCATGACCCCTTGCCGGCGGATACCATCCTCAACATCAATGTGCCGGACCTGCCGTGGGAGGCGATTAAGGGCTTTGAGGCGACGCGCCTGGGGCATCGTCACAAGTCCGAACCCGTTTACCGTGAAAAGGACCCGCGCGGGCGTAGCATCTATTGGGTTGGCCCACCGGGTGAACATGCCGATGCCGGGCCGGGTACCGATTTTCATGCCGTTGCCCATGAGATGATCTCTATCACCCCGCTGAAGATCGACATGACCAGTTACCCGACCCTGGAAAAGGTCGCCAGCTGGCTGGAGGGCCTGTCGGCATGA